One window of Oryza brachyantha chromosome 12, ObraRS2, whole genome shotgun sequence genomic DNA carries:
- the LOC102709894 gene encoding thiosulfate sulfurtransferase 18-like produces MGSLRGGGSGVQEAAAEREARSVDAEEACALLSAGRHRYLDVRMWEDFDKGHVAGARNVPYYLSVTPRAREKNPHFVDQVAALYATHDPIIVGCRSGVRSKLATADLVAAGFKNVRNLEGGYLSLLRAANQEPPET; encoded by the exons ATGGGCTCGCtgagaggcggcggcagcggtgtgcaggaggcggcggcggagagagaGGCGAGGAGCGTGGATGCGGAGGAGGCGTGCGCGCTGCTGAGCGCGGGGCGGCACCGGTACCTGGACGTGAGGATGTGGGAGGACTTCGACAAGGggcacgtcgccggcgcccggAACGTGCCCTACTACCTCTCCGTCACGCCGCGCGCCAGGGAGAAGAACCCCCACTTCGTCGACCAGGTCGCCGCCCTCTACGCCACCCACGACCCCATCATCGTC GGTTGCCGGTCCGGTGTCCGGTCCAAGCTCGCCACGGCGGATCTTGTGGCCGCG GGATTCAAGAACGTGAGGAACCTGGAAGGCGGTTACCTCTCCTTGCTCCGCGCTGCAAATCAGGAACCACCCGAGACTTGA